The Paracoccus liaowanqingii genome window below encodes:
- a CDS encoding sensor histidine kinase: MLRRIIERMDFTRRLGFRLGALLSVAILPIGLISLVQNLHLSRQAERSIETALLSRTASAASGERALLQSALGSADALGPSILQTLDRPEACSELLRNFALRSGTYQHAALIPVDGIVRCLSVEPGAAPLDLNGLPFITELLQDPMTSVTSMARGPASGEPVVVVLQPLYRDSTFLGLTALSLSQDLLQSTHTLDFGTEGARILTFNHAGRILIADNVQDVDPTGLLPRDVTLASLAGDVESTFRAIDNNGESRVFTVVPVVPGLVYALGSWSPRIAGGNLFQLSRFGAVMLPAALWIVSLAVAYFAVFRLVLRHITVLRGQMRRFAIGNRDTAPPVLEDAPTEITDVSQTFHNMARILIRDEEAMEKAVAEKTVLLKEVHHRVKNNLQLIASIINMQSRLIDDPDAKRVLRSVQDRVAALATIYRNLYQAEQLDAVNADRLISDIIAQLSTATRVSGRDLRIQSDIQPLTMLPDQAVPLTLLTTEAFTNAVKYAGRPSEGGPPWVRVSLTSPSPGQGLLEVVNSTGPGGAAGSTGLGSQLIEAFSMQLEGEISTSEEGGAYRLALAFTLAQGNLGPAGSPRQVVLTSAARAGSRH; encoded by the coding sequence GTGCTGCGGCGGATCATCGAACGGATGGACTTCACGCGGCGCCTCGGGTTTCGGCTCGGGGCGCTGCTGTCCGTGGCGATCCTGCCCATCGGTCTGATCTCTCTGGTCCAGAACCTGCATCTGTCGCGTCAGGCAGAGCGCAGCATCGAGACCGCGCTTCTCAGCCGCACCGCCTCGGCGGCCTCGGGCGAACGGGCCTTGCTGCAAAGTGCGCTCGGATCCGCCGACGCCTTGGGTCCGTCGATTCTGCAGACGCTTGACCGGCCCGAGGCCTGTTCCGAACTGTTGCGCAATTTCGCCCTTCGCAGCGGCACCTACCAGCATGCGGCCTTGATCCCCGTCGACGGCATCGTCCGGTGCCTCTCGGTGGAACCCGGGGCCGCACCCCTGGACCTGAACGGGCTGCCCTTCATCACCGAACTGCTGCAAGATCCGATGACCAGCGTCACATCGATGGCGCGCGGCCCTGCCAGTGGAGAGCCGGTCGTGGTGGTCCTGCAACCCCTGTATAGGGACAGCACCTTCCTGGGTCTGACGGCGCTGTCGCTGTCGCAGGATCTGCTGCAATCCACGCATACGCTGGATTTCGGCACCGAGGGCGCGCGGATCCTGACCTTCAACCATGCCGGTCGGATCCTGATCGCCGACAATGTGCAGGACGTTGATCCGACCGGCCTGCTGCCCCGCGACGTCACGCTGGCCAGCCTTGCGGGCGATGTCGAGTCGACATTCCGCGCGATCGACAACAACGGCGAATCGCGGGTGTTCACGGTGGTGCCGGTCGTACCGGGCCTCGTCTACGCCTTGGGCAGCTGGAGCCCGCGCATCGCCGGGGGCAACCTTTTCCAGCTGTCGCGCTTCGGTGCCGTCATGCTGCCCGCCGCTCTGTGGATCGTGTCGCTTGCGGTCGCCTATTTCGCGGTCTTCCGTCTGGTCCTCCGCCACATCACCGTGCTGCGCGGCCAGATGCGCCGCTTTGCCATCGGCAACCGCGACACCGCCCCCCCGGTGCTGGAGGATGCGCCGACCGAGATCACCGATGTCAGCCAGACCTTTCACAACATGGCGCGCATCCTGATCCGCGACGAGGAGGCGATGGAAAAGGCCGTCGCCGAAAAGACCGTCCTGCTGAAGGAGGTCCACCACCGGGTCAAGAACAACCTGCAGCTGATCGCCTCGATCATCAACATGCAGAGCCGGCTGATCGACGATCCGGACGCCAAGCGCGTGCTGCGCTCGGTCCAGGACCGGGTGGCGGCGCTGGCCACGATCTATCGCAACCTCTATCAGGCCGAACAGCTGGACGCGGTGAACGCGGACCGGCTGATCTCGGACATCATCGCGCAACTGAGCACCGCGACCCGCGTGTCGGGGCGCGACCTGCGCATCCAGTCCGACATCCAGCCGCTGACCATGCTGCCCGACCAGGCCGTGCCGCTGACCCTGCTGACGACCGAGGCCTTCACCAATGCCGTCAAATATGCGGGCAGGCCGTCCGAGGGCGGCCCCCCTTGGGTCCGCGTCTCGCTGACCTCGCCCAGCCCGGGCCAGGGCCTGCTGGAGGTCGTGAACTCGACCGGCCCGGGTGGCGCCGCGGGCAGCACGGGGCTGGGCAGTCAGCTGATCGAGGCCTTCTCGATGCAGCTGGAGGGTGAAATCAGCACCTCGGAAGAGGGCGGTGCCTATCGCTTGGCCTTGGCCTTCACGCTGGCGCAGGGCAACCTCGGCCCCGCCGGCAGCCCCCGGCAGGTGGTCCTGACCTCGGCCGCGCGGGCCGGATCGCGGCATTAG
- a CDS encoding paraquat-inducible protein A, whose product MSAPAEQPTAPIMTAHRAGLAGCARCGRVWPAAQVNCQRCGAHLVPPDRRGLQAVWAWWLAGLICYIPANVFPMMSTQTFAGLAGNSEATILGGVAELMHYGSYDIAIIVFVASIIVPMGKFIAIAWLATVAGRPATVEQAHTRLKIYEVVEFIGRWSMIDVFVVAILSALVQLGFVASIHPGPAAVSFALSVAFTMLSAQSFDARLIWRGLPLRSKTD is encoded by the coding sequence ATGAGCGCGCCCGCCGAACAGCCGACAGCCCCGATCATGACCGCGCATCGCGCCGGTCTGGCCGGCTGCGCGCGCTGCGGGCGGGTCTGGCCTGCGGCCCAAGTTAACTGCCAACGCTGCGGCGCGCATCTGGTCCCGCCCGACCGGCGCGGGCTGCAGGCGGTCTGGGCGTGGTGGCTGGCCGGGCTGATCTGCTACATCCCCGCCAACGTCTTCCCGATGATGAGCACGCAGACCTTCGCGGGCCTCGCCGGCAATTCCGAGGCGACGATCCTGGGCGGCGTGGCCGAACTGATGCATTACGGCAGCTACGACATCGCGATCATCGTCTTCGTGGCCTCGATCATCGTGCCGATGGGCAAGTTCATCGCCATCGCCTGGCTGGCGACGGTGGCCGGGCGGCCCGCGACGGTCGAGCAGGCGCACACCCGGCTGAAGATCTACGAGGTGGTGGAATTCATCGGGCGCTGGTCGATGATCGACGTCTTCGTGGTGGCGATCCTGTCGGCGCTGGTGCAGCTGGGTTTCGTGGCCTCCATCCATCCCGGCCCGGCGGCGGTCTCGTTCGCGCTGTCGGTTGCCTTCACGATGCTTTCCGCGCAAAGCTTTGATGCCCGACTGATCTGGCGGGGCCTGCCCCTGCGCAGCAAGACCGACTGA
- a CDS encoding paraquat-inducible protein A produces MLGYLLQMEREPTYDLTTGRGLMACPRCDALHVEEDLDLGETARCIRCGTVLAKPRDGAFAQLIALAFTSVVLLVGAVFFPFLEVSTMGFGNASSLFDVALAFAEGVLLPLVLAVLAMIIGLPILRSVLLLYTLVPLAQGRPPRRHAARAYRWSEILRPWSMAEIFVIGTAVALVKVAGLATVHLGPAFWAFCALIFVNLASRAFMCQTSIWDAIEDAGLQTEFGPRAPAAPQPLPRPEDA; encoded by the coding sequence GTGCTGGGCTATCTTCTGCAAATGGAACGCGAACCGACCTATGACCTGACGACCGGACGGGGGCTGATGGCCTGCCCGCGCTGCGATGCCCTGCATGTCGAGGAAGATCTCGACTTGGGCGAGACGGCCCGCTGCATCCGCTGCGGCACGGTCTTGGCCAAGCCCCGCGACGGGGCCTTCGCGCAGCTGATCGCGCTGGCCTTCACCTCGGTCGTGCTTCTGGTGGGGGCGGTGTTCTTCCCGTTCCTCGAGGTCTCGACCATGGGTTTCGGCAATGCCAGCTCGCTCTTCGACGTGGCGCTGGCCTTCGCCGAGGGGGTGCTGCTGCCCCTGGTGCTGGCGGTGCTGGCCATGATCATCGGCCTGCCGATCCTGCGGTCGGTCCTGCTGCTCTACACGCTGGTGCCGCTGGCGCAGGGGCGCCCGCCCCGCCGCCATGCCGCCCGTGCCTATCGCTGGTCGGAAATCCTGCGCCCTTGGTCCATGGCCGAGATCTTCGTGATCGGCACTGCGGTGGCGCTGGTCAAGGTCGCGGGCTTGGCGACCGTGCATCTGGGCCCGGCCTTCTGGGCCTTCTGCGCGCTGATCTTCGTCAACCTGGCCAGCCGGGCCTTCATGTGCCAGACCTCGATCTGGGACGCGATCGAGGATGCCGGGCTGCAGACCGAATTCGGGCCGCGCGCGCCCGCGGCCCCCCAACCCCTGCCCCGTCCCGAGGACGCATGA
- a CDS encoding PqiB family protein, giving the protein MSETPPPLQPASPVRKTAAKAAQAGINVVWIVPIVALIVTLGIAWNAFRDRGSVVEIEFADATGITPGDTTLRFREITVGRVEGVRFTDDLARVVVSVRVDTEIAQFIDDQAAFWIVRPQVSAQGVTRLDTVLSGAFIEGYWDSNLSAPADRFIGLERPPLIRDDQPGSWVTLSMDSADGLSEGAPVLFRGVEVGRLENIRLDEGSDRVLADAFVNAPHNERLSSASVFWDTSGFSVSLGAQGVALNVNSLSSLLQGGVAFETFVSGGAPIEPGQEFAVQPDEGTARASRFDDDDASLLRVGMLIDDSLEGLEQGADVQFQGLRVGRVVDLAVSLTEGPGGTPQPRQLVTMIISPRRLGLPDGATAEDALALLTEEVAGGLRGRVASAGFLGTTLMVELVQIPGAAEAAIDTGADPNPLIPSVEGDLDDFTASAQGLVNRIGNLPIEEVLTSARDMLDSVTVLASSQDTRAIPGAVLQAIEDGSLALADISAITGDLRAADSGQTLARMLDEASAAFTAVSEAAVGVPEMVEQIDVAAASVEEFGFAEISLQAEGILADLRAMLGSEDAEELPRNLSNTLEAATGLLTDLRDGGAVGSLNNALTSASGAADQIAASVQQLPQLIGSLQQTASRAETLFASYGDRSAFNSELIGALRELRRATQSIGSVARLIERNPRAFILGR; this is encoded by the coding sequence ATGAGTGAGACCCCCCCGCCCCTGCAGCCGGCCAGCCCGGTCCGGAAGACTGCGGCCAAGGCGGCGCAGGCCGGGATCAACGTGGTCTGGATCGTGCCCATCGTGGCACTGATCGTGACGCTTGGCATCGCCTGGAACGCCTTCCGCGACCGGGGCAGCGTGGTCGAGATCGAGTTCGCCGATGCCACCGGCATCACGCCGGGCGACACCACCCTGCGCTTTCGCGAGATCACCGTGGGCCGGGTCGAGGGCGTCCGCTTCACCGACGATCTGGCCCGGGTCGTCGTCTCGGTCCGCGTGGATACCGAGATCGCGCAGTTTATCGACGATCAGGCCGCCTTCTGGATCGTGCGCCCGCAGGTCAGCGCGCAGGGCGTGACGCGGCTGGACACCGTCCTCAGCGGCGCCTTCATCGAGGGCTACTGGGATTCCAATCTGTCGGCCCCCGCCGACCGGTTCATCGGGCTGGAACGCCCGCCCCTGATCCGCGACGACCAGCCGGGCAGCTGGGTTACCCTGTCGATGGACAGCGCGGACGGCCTGTCCGAGGGCGCGCCCGTGCTGTTCCGGGGGGTCGAGGTCGGGCGGCTGGAGAACATCCGTCTGGACGAGGGCAGCGACCGCGTGCTGGCCGATGCCTTCGTGAACGCGCCTCATAACGAACGCCTCAGCAGCGCCAGCGTCTTCTGGGACACCTCGGGCTTTTCCGTGTCGCTTGGCGCGCAGGGCGTGGCGCTGAACGTGAACTCGCTGTCCTCGCTGCTGCAGGGCGGCGTCGCCTTCGAGACCTTCGTCAGCGGCGGCGCACCCATCGAGCCGGGGCAGGAATTCGCCGTCCAGCCCGACGAAGGCACGGCCCGCGCCTCGCGCTTCGATGACGACGATGCCTCGCTGCTGCGGGTCGGCATGCTGATCGACGACAGCCTGGAGGGGCTGGAGCAGGGGGCCGACGTGCAGTTCCAGGGCCTGCGGGTCGGGCGCGTGGTCGATCTGGCCGTCAGCCTGACCGAAGGTCCGGGCGGCACCCCCCAGCCCCGCCAGCTGGTGACGATGATCATCTCGCCGCGCCGCTTGGGCCTGCCCGACGGCGCGACGGCCGAGGATGCGCTGGCCCTTCTGACCGAGGAGGTCGCGGGCGGCCTGCGCGGTCGCGTGGCCAGCGCCGGATTCTTGGGCACCACGCTGATGGTCGAGCTGGTGCAGATCCCCGGCGCCGCCGAGGCCGCCATCGACACGGGCGCGGATCCAAACCCGCTGATCCCCTCGGTCGAGGGCGATCTGGACGATTTCACCGCCAGCGCGCAGGGGCTGGTGAACCGCATCGGCAACCTGCCCATCGAGGAGGTGCTGACCTCGGCCCGCGACATGCTGGACAGCGTGACGGTGCTGGCCAGTTCGCAGGACACCCGCGCGATTCCGGGCGCCGTGCTGCAGGCCATCGAGGATGGCAGCTTGGCCTTGGCCGACATCAGCGCGATCACCGGCGATCTGCGGGCCGCCGACAGCGGCCAGACGCTGGCGCGGATGCTGGACGAGGCCTCGGCCGCCTTCACCGCCGTCAGCGAGGCCGCCGTGGGCGTGCCCGAGATGGTCGAGCAGATCGACGTCGCCGCGGCCTCGGTCGAGGAGTTCGGCTTTGCCGAGATCAGCCTGCAGGCCGAGGGAATCCTGGCCGACCTGCGCGCCATGCTGGGCAGCGAGGATGCCGAAGAGCTGCCGCGCAACCTGTCCAACACGCTGGAGGCCGCCACGGGCCTGCTGACCGACCTGCGCGACGGCGGGGCGGTGGGCAGCCTGAACAATGCGCTGACCTCGGCCAGCGGGGCGGCGGACCAGATCGCGGCCTCGGTCCAGCAGCTGCCGCAGCTGATCGGCAGCCTGCAGCAGACCGCCTCGCGCGCCGAGACGCTGTTCGCCAGCTATGGCGACCGGTCCGCCTTCAACAGCGAACTGATCGGCGCGCTGCGCGAGCTGCGCCGTGCCACCCAATCCATCGGCTCGGTCGCCCGGCTGATCGAACGCAATCCCCGCGCCTTCATTCTGGGACGATAG